Part of the Vigna unguiculata cultivar IT97K-499-35 chromosome 3, ASM411807v1, whole genome shotgun sequence genome, CTTCTTGCTTAAATGAGTGTTCCAAAAGTTCTTCACCTGGTTGTCTGTTCTCCCAGGAATCCTCCCCGCGATCAAAGACCACCTTAACAATATTGTTTAATCGATCGTAAGTACCATCAAAACAAGAGTTTTTTCTTGTAAGAATTAAGAAAGAACCTATTTCCAAGGAGACTGTGAAGCCGAACAACAaggtcttcttcttcttctgagAAATCTCCACGCTTGACATCAGGAGTTAGATAATTCATCCATCTCAGCCTGCAACTTTTGCCGCTTCTCTTCAACCCTACAATCAAAATCAGAAGAAATTAATGGAGAGCATCGATGAGAGTACTGTGAAAACCGACATTATAGTATACCTGTCACTTTAGGAATCCGGTTCCACTTCCCAGTTCCATGCTTTTTCACGTAATTAGTCAGAACTGAGTCTTCCTCCGCATTCCAGAACCCCTTCTTGGATTCGTTCTCATAAGCTTCCATTGTTGCAAAGCTTAAGCCTTTCTCTTGTTTGCTTCAGTTCTGAAAGTACTTGCAAAGGAACTATAAGTTAGAAACTTCGAGAGAGGTCTTGAATGGGATCAATGGTCTTACTCTTTTTCGGTATGAATATATAAGCTTCGAAGCTTATATAAACAACCTGCGGCATAACACACTTACATTAcctcatatacatatatatagcAGCAGGCACAGTtcacatttaatttttctctaaaTGAAATATTCTTTGGGGAAGAAGTAGCAAAAAGAAGATGGAAAGAGAGGAGGATCTAGGTTAAGAAAAATAGAAGTCGAGTGATGATTTGATTTAGTGATATGAAAAGacaatttagttaaaattttacgACACATAAggtgaaattattttatataaatagatttaaattttaagttaattttatacaattagttaaaattaaagttaacttCATGGTACAATACGTTGTAACTATCTAGTTCTATAATAGAAATTATGCTagaaattacaattttaaatttttaggttGTTTTTAGACGAGAcaatttaatagaataatttatttatttagaagatttgaattttttttaaataaaatgacttatttgaatggaaaaattaaaaggaaactAAAATTGACATGaaagtatttcaaataattaaaatagtaaatttgaaattcattaaaaaaaagaagcaaattgaaaatttattcctttttttttccattattaatTCACTCAGGAAGGTTGAGCTGGGTAGACCCATGATGAAGGTCGAGCTGAGTCGGTATGAGGTGAATGTTGTGCTGAGTCAACAAGTACAGTAAGTTGAACCAAGTGGCCCAAAACAAAGGTTGAGCCAAGTAGTGTTGGGTTAATGGTCGAGCTGAATCGACTCGAGTCAAAGGTGCAACCATGTT contains:
- the LOC114179697 gene encoding transcription factor WER-like — its product is MEAYENESKKGFWNAEEDSVLTNYVKKHGTGKWNRIPKVTGLKRSGKSCRLRWMNYLTPDVKRGDFSEEEEDLVVRLHSLLGNRWSLIAGRIPGRTDNQVKNFWNTHLSKKLGVDKKKKRKACVTAKYIPRVEAGERDCKSASSSKGKLVHESWSDDLMELGSMHEGIMRDDFGCTFSFPNTVFDLCTSPYCTQSFHHSFFAL